One segment of Tenrec ecaudatus isolate mTenEca1 chromosome 1, mTenEca1.hap1, whole genome shotgun sequence DNA contains the following:
- the LOC142445060 gene encoding calcium-independent mitochondrial carrier protein SCaMC-3L-like: protein MPLSPSPSQDWNPRRTLLPGPVFSQVADHKQKPATYQQLLDTGEVLMVPMGDARMDKEGAWWKILLSGAVAGTVSRTSTAPLDRTRVHMQVYSSKKHIMNLLGGLRSLIQEGGFRSLWRGNGINVLKIAPEYGIKFLIFEECKAHFGESSNPIFQEDVLAGSLAVAISQTLINPLEVLKTRLTLGRTGQYDGLGDCVGQILRREGPAAFYRGYAPNMLGIIPYACTDLAVNKMMNNIRVKSRGDNEEQSQAYNIYMQTVSTVCGQMASYPLALLRTKLQAKDTVEGSKPSMWAIFRDIVAEQGWPGLFRGLTPTLLKVIPAVGISCTVYTTMKSTLGV from the exons ATGCCCCTGTCCCCATCACCCTCGCAGGACTGGAATCCCCGGAGAACTCTCCTTCCCGGGCCTGTGTTCAGCCAGGTGGCTGACCACAAGCAAAAGCCTGCCACCTACCAGCAG CTTTTGGATACTGGAGAAGTCCTGATGGTCCCCATGGGGGACGCAAGGATGGACAAGGAGGGGGCCTGGTGGAAGATTCTGCTCTCTGGAGCCGTCGCGGGAACCGTGTCCCGCACCAGCACCGCCCCTCTGGACCGGACCCGAGTGCACATGCAG GTTTACTCTTCCAAAAAACACATTATGAACCTGCTGGGGGGGTTACGGAGCCTGATCCAGGAGGGAGGCTTCCGCTCGCTGTGGCGCGGCAATGGTATAAACGTGCTCAAGATCGCCCCTGAGTATGGGATCAAGTTTCTCATCTTCGAAGAG TGTAAAGCTCACTTTGGGGAGTCCTCAAACCCCATCTTCCAGGAGGATGTCTTGGCGGGGTCTCTGGCGGTGGCCATTTCCCAGACGCTCATCAACCCCTTGGAG GTGCTGAAGACCCGCCTCACGCTGGGACGCACAGGCCAGTACGATGGCCTAGGTGACTGCGTCGGCCAGATTCTTCGCCGCGAAGGCCCGGCCGCGTTCTATAGGGGTTATGCGCCCAACATGCTTGGCATCATCCCGTATGCCTGCACTGACCTGGCTGTCAATAAg ATGATGAACAACATACGGGTAAAGAGCAGAGGGGATAACGAAGAGCAAAGCCAGGCTTACAATATCTACATGCAAACGGTGTCCACAGTGTGTGGCCAGATGGCTAGCTATCCCCTGGCGCTATTAAGGACCAAGCTCCAAGCAAAAG ATACTGTGGAGGGCTCAAAGCCCAGCATGTGGGCCATTTTCAGAGACATCGTGGCTGAGCAGGGCTGGCCGGGGCTCTTCCGAGGCCTAACACCCACTCTATTAAAAGTTATCCCGGCTGTGGGCATCAGCTGCACGGTCTATACAACAATGAAAAGCACCCTGGGAGTTTAG